The Deltaproteobacteria bacterium genome segment CGATTTTTTGAAGGTGATGATGCCGGTGAAGGAAATAAAACAGCCGAGGTCGAGGTATTTTTTGGCCAAATCCATGCTTCCTGTAAAACAATGGATCATGACGGAAGAGTTAATCATTTTATCCCTGAGTATCTCGTAACATCTTTCCCCGGCGCCGCGGTCGTGAATCATCGCCGGTTTTTTCAGCTTTAGCGCCAGATCGATGAACCGGGCGAAAACTTTTTCCTGCGCATCGCGCGGCGAATGTTCGTAGTAAAAATCAAGGCCGATCTCGCCAATAGCGACCACTTTGGGATTTTGCGCGAGAGATTCGATCTTTTTAAAAATCTCCGGCGTGACGATTTTTGCGTCGTGCGGGTGGATGCCGACGGTGCAATAAATTTGCGGGTGTTTTTTGGCGAGCGCCAGCGCCTGCTCATTCCCCTCGTACCCCTCCCCGGCGCCGACATTGATTAAAAGCGAGACGCCGGCGGAGACAGCGCGTTGCAAAATGGCGGGGATGTCGGATTCCGCGTAGTCTTTGAAACTCAAATGGCAGTGGGAATCGATGAGCGTCACTCTTTCCTCTCCCTTTCCGGCAACAGATTGCTCACCATCGTGATCAGCGAAAGGTTGATCCGGTGAAAGAGCGACAACAGCTCCAGATGAATGGCCGAGGTATCAATCGATTCCTTCCGCCGCTCGTGCAGGCGCACCAGGTGCGACATCTTCAGCTCATCCTCGCGGTCGGCGTAATGCAGTTGGTGAGTCAGCATCTTGGCGGCAATTTCCCGGTTTCCCGCCGAAAGGGCCGCGAGGGCCAGCTCCGTCATTTCAACCGTCCCGCGGTGCAGTTCCACGATCTCCTTCCACCCTTCGCCTGAAAATTCAATCCCCTTGTTCCATTTTTTGTGGGCCAGGCGCAGGATATGCCGGTCGATCGTGTCGCCGATATTTTCCCATTCATTCACCACCGTAATCAGATGAATGCTTGTCCCGGCATCTTCCTCCTTCAGGTTCTGTAGCGAAAGATTGGAAAGATAGAATTTGATCGACCGGTAGAGCGTATCCACCTGATGGTCCCGCGACCGGAGATCGTCAACCATGTCGTAGTCGTATTTTTGGAAAAGGGGAAGAAAGTCGCGCAACATCCCAAGCACGATCTCCCCCATCCGCAACATCTCGCGCGTCGCCTGGGCAAAGGCAAGCGTCGGGACCGACAATGCCATCTTGTCCAGATACTTTGGGCCGAATGCCTCTCCCTCCTTCTTTCGGGAAGGGATAAGCCAACAGACGATCTTTTTTCCGATAGGAAGCAGGGGGAAAAAAACAAGCGCGACAAAAAGATTGAAAAAAAAGTGGCTCATGGCGATGTCGCCATGCACCGAAACGGGGGTTTCAAAAACGCGGATAAACAAAAACGAATCGAGCCGGTGGACAAGCTGGGCAAACGGATCCATCAGGGGATAGATCAGCAAAACCGCGCCGGCCCGGAGAAGCAGATTGGCCCAGGCGGACCGTTTCCCCTCGGTAGTCGCCCTGATTCCCGCCATGATGGCGGTAAACGAGGTGCCGATGTTGGCCCCCAACACCATCGGGAGCGCCGCGGAAAAGGTGATGGCTCCGGCAAAGGCCAGCGCCAGAAGAATGCCGAGGATCACCCCGCTTGAATGGACCAGCGCGGTGACCACCGCCGCGATGAGAAAATCGGCCAGCGGGTATTGTTCCATAAATTGGAAAATCTGCGGAATCCACGGGTAGGTCTGAAGAGGGGCGGTCGCCTGCGACATGACATTAAGGCCGAAAAAGACAAATCCAAGGCCAAAGAGCACCTCCCCTGAGAGGCGAAAAAGCACCCGTGTCGCGAGCCAGCGGAGGCAAAGGCCGCCGGCGATGAGAAGGATGCCGTAATCGAGGATCTCCTTGATTGAAATGAGGAGGACGACAAAAGTGGTGCCGATGCCGGCCCCCAGAGAGACAGCCATCGAAAGCTCAAGGCTCAAGAGGCCGCTGGAGACCAGCCCCACCGTCATCACCGTGACGGCGGAGGAACTCTGATAGAACAGGGTGACAAGGATTCCGCTGACCAGGGCCTTAAGGCGGCTTTGCGTCGCCCGCGCCACCATGCTTTTAAGGCGGTCGCCGGCAAACGACTGAAGCCCCAAATGCGTGGAAAAAAGGCCGAAGAAAAAGAAAGCCAGACCGCCTATAAATTGCAGTAAATGAGAGGAAGGCATGCCTTGCAACTATGATACCGGAAATTAGCGACAAAGAGAAATTCCAAATTCCAAATTCCAAAGTTCAAAATAAAAAACAATTTCAACAAATGACAGAATATTTGACATTGTTTTTTTGAAATTCATTTGACATTTGAACTTTGACATTTGGCATTTATGAGTCAGGCAAACATCGAGGCGACAGCGGCTATAAAATCACCTTGTTGAGGGGATATTCCACAATTCCGGTGGCGCCGGCGTTTTTCAGTTTGGGGATGATGTCGCGCACCACCGCCTCGTCCACAATCACCTCAAGGCTCTTCCAGCCGGCGTCGGCAAGGGCGCTGACAGTGGGGGTATGGAGGGCCGGCAGGGCCTTTGTGACTTCATTCAGTTTCTTGTCCGGGACATTCATCTTGAGCCCCACCTTGGAGTCGGCCGAAATGGCCCCGCGCAGGAGGAGATAGATATTTTCGAGTTTTTTGCGCTTCCAGGGATCTTCCCACGATTTTTTGTTGGCGATCAACACGGTGACCGATTCGAGGATGGTTTCGACAATGCGCAGGTTGTTGGCCTTCAGCGACGAGCCGGTTTCGGTCAATTCCACGATTGCGTCGGCCAATACCGGCGGCTTTACCTCCGTGGCCCCCCACGAAAATTCAACCTCCGCCGTGACCCCCTGTTTTTTCAGATAACTTTGGGTGTAATTCACCAGTTCGGTGGCGATCCGTTTGTCCTGCAGATCCTTGACCGTTTTGATCTTCGAATCGTTGGGGACCGCCACCACCCACCGCACCGGTTTTTTTCCGGCTTTGCCATAGACCAGATCCCCCACCTCGAACACCTTGGCGTTTTGATCGAGAACCCAGTCTCTGCCGGTGAGACCGGCGTCGAGGATGCCGTCTTGAACGTACCGCGCCATTTCCTGCGCCCGAATCAGAAGACCGGAGAGTTCTGGATCGTCGATCGCCGGCACATACGACCGGCTGGACGCGTGGATTGCCCACCCCGCTTTTTTAAAGAGGGCGAACGTGGCTTCCTGCAGGCTCCCCTTGGGGAGGCCGATTTTGAGAATTTTTTCCACAGGTTGGAGTGTTTAGCATATCGGTGCGCGAAAACGCAAATAAAAATCCCCCCAACCCCCCTTTGAAAAAGGGGGGCGAGGGGGGATTTCATTCCGTCACCACCCTTATCGACTCAAATGTCACCTCCAACAACAAATCAATCTCCGCAACGGACAACGACAGCGGCGGCAGAAGCACAATAACATTCCCCAGCGGCCGCAGAATCACCCCCCGTTTTCGCGTTTCGAGGATGACCTTGATCCCTATTTTGTCCTCCCATGGATAAGGCTCTTTTGCCTGCCTGTCTTTCATGAGCTCGATTCCGATCATGAAGCCAAGCTGGCGGATTTCGCCGACGGAAGAGAGATCGTAAAATTTTTGCAGTCCCTGCTTAAGATGAGCGATTTTGGGCGGGAGATTTGCGAGGGTTTTTTCCTTCTCAAAAATTTCCAGATTCGCCAGCGCCGCGGAGCAGGCAAGCGGATTGCCTGTATAGGTGTGCCCGTGAAAAAACGTCTTCAAATCACGATAGGGCGCCTTGAAACCATCGTATATCTCCTGTGTCGTCAGCGTCGCCGCCAAAGGGAGGGTGCCGCCCGTGATCCCCTTGGCAACGCACATCAGATCAGGCCAGACCCCTTCATGCTGGCAGGCAAACATTTTTCCGGTTCGTCCAAACCCGGTGGCTACTTCGTCAAAAATGAGAAGAACATTGTTTTCATCACAGGCCTTCCGGAGTTTCTTCAAAAATCCCTCAGGCTGGAGGAACATTCCCGCCGCCCCCTGAATCATCGGCTCGATGATGACCGCCGCCAGTTCACCACCGTGCTGACGGATCAAATCGTTCGCGTTGTCAAACGTTGCCTTGATGGAGTCGAAGAGAAGCGGCTTGTAGATGTTGTGGAAAAGATCGATCCCCCCAAGGCTCACCGAGCCGATCGTGTCGCCATGGTAGGCGTTCTCAAATGTCAGAAATTTTGTTTTCAAATCCCCCCCCCACCCCTTTGACAAAGGGGGGGAAAGGGGGGATTTATTCCTCCAATACTGAAACGCCATTTTGAGCGCAACCTCCACCGCCGTCGAGCCGTTGTCGGAATAAAACACTTTTTTCAGATTGGGCGGGGCGATGCGGATTAATTTTTCCGCAAGCTCGACCGCCGGAACATTGGACAAACCAAGAAGCGTCGAGTGCGAGACTTTGTCAATCTGCGCCTTGATTGCATCGTCGATCTCTTTTTTCCGATGGCCGTGAATGGTCACCCAGAGGGATGAAACGCCGTCGAGATATTTTTTTCCGTGGATGTCGAAGAGATAATTCCCTTCTCCCCGCTCGATAATCAGGGGGATTTCCTCCTCCCAGTCCTGCATCTGGGTGAAGGGGTGCCAGATGGCGGCACGATCGAGGTCTTCAAGATCTTTGATTTGACTTGGTTGCATTTACTCCCGAAACTTCGAAAAATCGGGCTTCCTTTTTTCTACGAACGCGTTTCTTCCTTCCATCGCCTCCTCGGTGCCGTAATATATGCTCAAGCCGCTGACCCCCAGATTGGTAATCCCCACAACGCCGTCCGTTTCCGCGTTGAAGGCGTATTTCAGCATTTTAAGCGCCGTGGGGCTTTTTTCCAAAAGCTCCCGGCACCATTTATCCACCTCTTCATCGAGCTTTTCCGGCGGGACAACGGCGTTGACCAGCCCCATCTCAAAGGCCTCCCTTGCCGAATAACGACGACACAAAAACCAGATTTCCTTGGCTTTTTTTATCCCAACCGTCCGGGCCAGATCGCCCGTGCCGAAGCCGGGGTCAAAGCTCCCGACCTTCGGCCCCACCTGCCCCAACTGGGCCGTCTCCGACGCGATGGAGAGATCGCAAACCGCCTGAAAGACATGCCCGCCGCCGATGGCGAAACCGTTCACCCTCGCGATCACCGGTTTGGGAATCGAGCGGATCAGATGCGTCACCTGTTGCCACCCCACCTCCAGAGGGAGAGCCGCGATGGTTCCCTCGTAGCCCCCCTTGCCTCTGATGGTCTGATCGCCGCCCGTGCAAAAGGCCCTGTCCCCCGCCCCCGTCAAGACGACAACACCGATTGTTTGATCCACCCAGGCATCGGTCAAGGCCTGCGTGATTTCCAGAACGGTCACCGGCGTGCAGGCATTGTAGCAGTCGGGGCGATTGATGGTAATGGTCGCGATGCCGTTTTTTTTACCATACAATATTTCGCTAAAATTCATATGAACCTCCTACAGCCCCAACTCCCTTGCGATAAGTTCCTTCATGATCTCGTTGGTCCCTCCGTAAATGCTCTGAACCCGGCCATCGGTGAAAAAGCGGGAGATTGGATACTCCTTCATATAACCGTAACCGCCGAAAAACTGGAGGCAGGAATGGGCGACTTCAAACTGCATTTCAGTGGTCCAGTATTTGGCCATGCTCACCTCGCACACCAGTTTTTCTCCGGCCGTGTGGCGCGGGATCAGGTCATCGAGAAAAGACCGGCCCAGCTGGATTTTTGCCGCCGCCTCCGCCAGTTTAAAACGGGTGTTCTGGAATTTTCCGAGGGTTTGTCCGAATGCCTTGCGTGTTTTTACATAGTCGAGGGTCTGTTGCAGGGCGCCGCCTGCAGAGGCACAGGCCCCGATGGCCAGAACGAGGCGCTCCTGCTGGAGATTCTGCATGAGATATTTGAACCCCTCCCCCTCGCGCCCCAGAAGATTTTCCACCGGCACGCGGCAGTCCTGAAAAAACAGCTCGGAGGTGTCCTGCGCATGGAGGCCGATCTTTTCCAGGTTCCGGCCGCGGGAAAATCCGGGAGAACCGGCCTCGATGGCCAGAAGGCTTAAACCCTTGTAGGGAGGATCGGTCTCCGTCGTCCGGACGGCGACGACAATCAGGTCGGCCAGCTGGCCGTTGCTGATGAAGGTCTTGGAGCCGTTCACAAGGTAATGATCGCCTTCCCGAACCGCCCGTGTCCGGATATTCGCCAGATCGGAACCGGTCTCCGGTTCGGTCATCGCCACCGCCAGAATTTTTTCGCCGGTGATGCACCCGGGAATCCAGCGCCGTTTTTGGTCCTCGTTTGCAAAATTTTCGATGTAGGGAAAAACAATGTCGCTGTGGAGGGGGAAAAAGACGCCCGGCACGCCGTGAAAACCGAGCTCTTCGCCGATGACGACGGAGTAGAGAAAATCGGCCCCCAGGCCGCCGTACTTTGTTTCGGCGGCAGGGCACAACCAGCCGAGCTTCCCCGCCTCGCTCCAGACCTCCCGCGGGACGATTCCCGCCTTTTCCCACTCTTCGTAATGGGGAAGAATTTTTTTCCGGATATAATCGCGGACGGTCAGGCGGAAGGCGTCATGTTCCTTGCTGAAAATTTTTCGCTTGAGCATTCAGGACCTCCAAGCAACGATCCAGGTGTTTTTTTGTATGGCCTGCCGTTATTGTCAACCGAATTCGCGAAAGACCTTCGGGGACGGAGGGGGGACGGATGCCTGTGGCCCAGATGCCGGCCTCGAACAATTTTTGGGAGATTTCCATGGTTTTTTTGGCGTTGCCGATGATGATTGGAATGATGGGGCTGGTTTGTGTCATTCCCGCGAAAGCGGGAATCCATGGATCCCCGTTTTCACGGGGATGACAATGTTTTGAGAAATATTCGATATTCTCCCACAATTTTTCTCTCAACGTTCCATCCCTCTCGATCAACTCAACCGCCGCCAGTGACGCAGAAATCACCGCCGGCGGAAGCGCCGTCGTGTAAATAAATGTCCGTGAACGGTTGATCAGATAATCAATCAGTTCTCTCGGTCCGCAGACATACGCGCCAAACGAACCGAGCGCCTTTCCCAGCGTCCCCATTTGAATGAGTCGAAATCCCCCCTGTCCCCCCTTTGACAAAGGGGGGACAGGGGGGATTTGTATTCCGAAATGTTCAACAACCCCCCGTCCATTTTTTCCAAACACCCCTGTCGCATGCGCCTCGTCTACAAAAACCGTTGCCTCGTATTTTTCGGCCAGTTCCATGATTTGGGGGAGAGGACAGAGATCGCCGTCCATGGAGAAGAGGGTGTCGGTGAGGATCAAACGGCGTGGATCGTGAATCGTGAATCGTGAATCGTGATCTGTCTTTCTACGATCCACTCTCCACGATCCACTATCCACGAGTAGTTCTTCCAACTGCCCCATATCACAATGTCGATATACCTGCGTCCTTGCCTTCGACAAACGACAGCCATCGATGAGGCTTGCGTGATTCAATTCATCTGAAAAAATGGAATCCCCTTCCCCCATCAGCGAGGAGACGACACCGATGTTGGCATGATAGCCCGAGTTAAAAACAAGCGCCGCTTCCGTTCCCTTGAATTCGGCTATTTTTTGTTCGAGTTTTTCGTGAAGGGTCATGGACCCGGTAATCAGGCGGGATGCGCCGCTCCCCGTGCCGTATTCTTTGACCGCTTTGATCGACGCTTCTTTGAGGATGGGATGATCGGCAAGGCCGAGGTAATTGTTGGAGGAAAAATTGAGGTATTTGCGGCCCTGATAAACAATCTCCGGTCCCTGGTCGCTTTCGACCGTTTTCAGGAACCGCCTTAAGCCCCGGTTTTCAAGCTCTTTCAGGGCTTCATGAAGATATTCACGCATGAGGCTACATCTCAAGATACAAAATCCGGTGACACCGGGGGCACGAAACAACCTGCTGGAATTTTTGCAACTCAAGATACAACTGCGGGGGAATGTTCATGTTGCATTCGAGGCAGACCCCTCTTAAGGCCGGAGCGACGGCGGGAGAGAGCCGGGCCTTGATGGTTTTGTATCTTTTGAGGATGGCCTCATCCAGTTCCTTTTCCTTTTCCATTCGCTGGGCGGTTTTGACTTTTGCCTGTTCCTCAAGAACGCCGATTTGCGCCTTTTTCTCCCGCATCTGCACTTCCAGAGGGGGTTTTTTTGAGGCAATATCGGCGTCCAACCCCGTCAACTCTTTCCCCCGCTCTTCAATCTGCGTCATCAACTGC includes the following:
- a CDS encoding TatD family hydrolase, whose protein sequence is MTLIDSHCHLSFKDYAESDIPAILQRAVSAGVSLLINVGAGEGYEGNEQALALAKKHPQIYCTVGIHPHDAKIVTPEIFKKIESLAQNPKVVAIGEIGLDFYYEHSPRDAQEKVFARFIDLALKLKKPAMIHDRGAGERCYEILRDKMINSSVMIHCFTGSMDLAKKYLDLGCFISFTGIITFKKS
- a CDS encoding Na/Pi cotransporter family protein, with the translated sequence MPSSHLLQFIGGLAFFFFGLFSTHLGLQSFAGDRLKSMVARATQSRLKALVSGILVTLFYQSSSAVTVMTVGLVSSGLLSLELSMAVSLGAGIGTTFVVLLISIKEILDYGILLIAGGLCLRWLATRVLFRLSGEVLFGLGFVFFGLNVMSQATAPLQTYPWIPQIFQFMEQYPLADFLIAAVVTALVHSSGVILGILLALAFAGAITFSAALPMVLGANIGTSFTAIMAGIRATTEGKRSAWANLLLRAGAVLLIYPLMDPFAQLVHRLDSFLFIRVFETPVSVHGDIAMSHFFFNLFVALVFFPLLPIGKKIVCWLIPSRKKEGEAFGPKYLDKMALSVPTLAFAQATREMLRMGEIVLGMLRDFLPLFQKYDYDMVDDLRSRDHQVDTLYRSIKFYLSNLSLQNLKEEDAGTSIHLITVVNEWENIGDTIDRHILRLAHKKWNKGIEFSGEGWKEIVELHRGTVEMTELALAALSAGNREIAAKMLTHQLHYADREDELKMSHLVRLHERRKESIDTSAIHLELLSLFHRINLSLITMVSNLLPERERKE
- a CDS encoding ATP phosphoribosyltransferase; this translates as MEKILKIGLPKGSLQEATFALFKKAGWAIHASSRSYVPAIDDPELSGLLIRAQEMARYVQDGILDAGLTGRDWVLDQNAKVFEVGDLVYGKAGKKPVRWVVAVPNDSKIKTVKDLQDKRIATELVNYTQSYLKKQGVTAEVEFSWGATEVKPPVLADAIVELTETGSSLKANNLRIVETILESVTVLIANKKSWEDPWKRKKLENIYLLLRGAISADSKVGLKMNVPDKKLNEVTKALPALHTPTVSALADAGWKSLEVIVDEAVVRDIIPKLKNAGATGIVEYPLNKVIL
- the bioA gene encoding adenosylmethionine--8-amino-7-oxononanoate transaminase, which translates into the protein MQPSQIKDLEDLDRAAIWHPFTQMQDWEEEIPLIIERGEGNYLFDIHGKKYLDGVSSLWVTIHGHRKKEIDDAIKAQIDKVSHSTLLGLSNVPAVELAEKLIRIAPPNLKKVFYSDNGSTAVEVALKMAFQYWRNKSPLSPPLSKGWGGDLKTKFLTFENAYHGDTIGSVSLGGIDLFHNIYKPLLFDSIKATFDNANDLIRQHGGELAAVIIEPMIQGAAGMFLQPEGFLKKLRKACDENNVLLIFDEVATGFGRTGKMFACQHEGVWPDLMCVAKGITGGTLPLAATLTTQEIYDGFKAPYRDLKTFFHGHTYTGNPLACSAALANLEIFEKEKTLANLPPKIAHLKQGLQKFYDLSSVGEIRQLGFMIGIELMKDRQAKEPYPWEDKIGIKVILETRKRGVILRPLGNVIVLLPPLSLSVAEIDLLLEVTFESIRVVTE
- a CDS encoding enoyl-CoA hydratase/isomerase family protein, encoding MNFSEILYGKKNGIATITINRPDCYNACTPVTVLEITQALTDAWVDQTIGVVVLTGAGDRAFCTGGDQTIRGKGGYEGTIAALPLEVGWQQVTHLIRSIPKPVIARVNGFAIGGGHVFQAVCDLSIASETAQLGQVGPKVGSFDPGFGTGDLARTVGIKKAKEIWFLCRRYSAREAFEMGLVNAVVPPEKLDEEVDKWCRELLEKSPTALKMLKYAFNAETDGVVGITNLGVSGLSIYYGTEEAMEGRNAFVEKRKPDFSKFRE
- a CDS encoding acyl-CoA dehydrogenase family protein; the protein is MLKRKIFSKEHDAFRLTVRDYIRKKILPHYEEWEKAGIVPREVWSEAGKLGWLCPAAETKYGGLGADFLYSVVIGEELGFHGVPGVFFPLHSDIVFPYIENFANEDQKRRWIPGCITGEKILAVAMTEPETGSDLANIRTRAVREGDHYLVNGSKTFISNGQLADLIVVAVRTTETDPPYKGLSLLAIEAGSPGFSRGRNLEKIGLHAQDTSELFFQDCRVPVENLLGREGEGFKYLMQNLQQERLVLAIGACASAGGALQQTLDYVKTRKAFGQTLGKFQNTRFKLAEAAAKIQLGRSFLDDLIPRHTAGEKLVCEVSMAKYWTTEMQFEVAHSCLQFFGGYGYMKEYPISRFFTDGRVQSIYGGTNEIMKELIARELGL
- the bioF gene encoding 8-amino-7-oxononanoate synthase; amino-acid sequence: MREYLHEALKELENRGLRRFLKTVESDQGPEIVYQGRKYLNFSSNNYLGLADHPILKEASIKAVKEYGTGSGASRLITGSMTLHEKLEQKIAEFKGTEAALVFNSGYHANIGVVSSLMGEGDSIFSDELNHASLIDGCRLSKARTQVYRHCDMGQLEELLVDSGSWRVDRRKTDHDSRFTIHDPRRLILTDTLFSMDGDLCPLPQIMELAEKYEATVFVDEAHATGVFGKNGRGVVEHFGIQIPPVPPLSKGGQGGFRLIQMGTLGKALGSFGAYVCGPRELIDYLINRSRTFIYTTALPPAVISASLAAVELIERDGTLREKLWENIEYFSKHCHPRENGDPWIPAFAGMTQTSPIIPIIIGNAKKTMEISQKLFEAGIWATGIRPPSVPEGLSRIRLTITAGHTKKHLDRCLEVLNAQAKNFQQGT